From one Labeo rohita strain BAU-BD-2019 chromosome 8, IGBB_LRoh.1.0, whole genome shotgun sequence genomic stretch:
- the si:ch73-70k4.1 gene encoding insulin receptor substrate 4 translates to MATMSKLKRKKSSIEESRCERQSRNKKSNDSLSEVQDSSCSTTSNVTGRTRWWESSDLSDAERLWALTLRAFCPSLQSDQEERIPQLPPPSSTKTLVQVSDWRWCSADEDVNPPPDLPAPSFLATPPQVNGFSAPPQPPAEENTGESVPPAITDQENHASSPDQESDEQTVQPHHLEVNCIELSKEQSDSATQEVKRRSGAGLDVESGAGNGAKTGAGGSGSWLRMISEAEGSVSGMGTKQGAGGSGAGQKVKSGASQRAKSGERGLDAESGLGKGVKTGSRLRTISEAVSSMGTKQGAGGSGSGQRAKSGLVGFGENPGTSGSGLGQGTKSGSEFGTKSVADGSGATSRSRMECCPMCLMPFPAGFTQMECDGHLAQCLSEMHEDIIW, encoded by the exons ATGGCTACGATGTCTAAACTAAAGAGGAAGAAATCATCGATCGAGGAGAGTAGATGCGAGCGACAGTCGAGGAACAAAAAGTCAAATGACAGTCTGAGTGAAGTACAGGACAGCAGCTGCAGCACAACATCTAACGTTACAGGCAG GACGAGGTGGTGGGAGAGCTCTGATTTAAGTGATGCGGAGAGACTCTGGGCTCTTACCTTGAGAGCTTTTTGCCCATCCCTGCAGTCTGATCAGGAAGAACGTATTCCACAGCTCCCCCCACCTTCATCCACG AAAACTCTTGTACAAGTAAGTGATTGGAGGTGGTGCAGTGCAGATGAAGATGTTAATCCCCCTCCAGATTTGCCTGCTCCGTCTTTTCTCGCTACCCCACCACAAGTGAATGGCTTCAGTGCCCCTCCACAACCTCCAGCAGAAGAAAACACAGGGGAATCTGTCCCACCAGCCATCACTGATCAAGAGAATCATGCATCTTCACCTGATCAGGAAAGTGACGAACAAACTGTTCAGCCGCACCACCTAGAAGTCAATTGCATTGAGTTGTCCAAAGAACAGAGTGACTCAGCGACGCAAGAAGTTAAAAGAAGATCTGGAGCAGGATTGGATGTAGAATCTGGAGCAGGGAACGGGGCAAAAACAGGTGCAGGAGGATCTGGATCATGGTTAAGAATGATATCTGAAGCAGAAGGATCGGTATCAGGCATGGGAACAAAACAAGGAGCAGGTGGATCTGGAGCAGGGCAGAAAGTAAAATCTGGAGCAAGTCAGCGGGCAAAATCAGGAGAAAGAGGATTGGATGCGGAATCTGGACTAGGGAAGGGGGTAAAAACAGGATCACGGCTAAGAACAATATCTGAAGCTGTTTCAAGTATGGGAACAAAACAAGGAGCAGGTGGATCTGGATCAGGGCAGAGAGCAAAATCTGGGCTAGTAGGATTTGGAGAAAATCCAGGAACAAGTGGATCTGGATTGGGGCAGGGAACAAAATCCGGATCAGAGTTCGGAACAAAATCAGTAGCAGACGGATCTGGAGCAACATCTAGATCAAGAATGGAGTGCTGCCCAATGTGTTTGATGCCATTTCCTGCAGG gttcacCCAAATGGAATGCGATGGTCATCTTGCACAATGTTTATCAGAGATGCATGAAGATATTATTTGGTGA